A window of Adhaeribacter arboris genomic DNA:
GCAACATAATATTGCCGTTTGGCGCAACCATGATTACCTGCATACCCATAAGCCTGATGGCGTAATGGCCGGACTAGTAGCGGCTTTAGGATGGCAAAAATACGTTCAACCAGAATCCCCGGCCCGTTTTGTATTACCTGATACTTCTTTTAAAGATGTCGTTGCGCATGTAAAAACTAAGTTAAACATACAGATAGTGCGCTACGTGGGGGAACCTGCGCAATCCTGCCGGAAAATATTGCTTTTACCCGGGGCATCTGGTGCCAGAAGACATATCGCGGAAATAGAAAGAGAAAAGCCCGATGTGGTGCTTTGCGGGGAAGCTCAGGAATGGGAAACGGTAGAATACGTGCGCGATGCCCGCGCTAAAGGCGATAAACTGTCGCTGGTATTATTGGGACACGCGGTGAGCGAAGAACCCGGTGCAGAATGGATGGCTACGTGGCTTAAATCGAAGGTGCCCGGCTTAAAGGTAACGCATGTGGTATCTAAGAACCCGCTTTCTTTTATGTAAGGATAAAGTTAAATAATTAGCTCTGCTTGTACTTGAAGTTATTACAACATAATTTTAATGCCGGCAGTCTAAATCTTTTTCTACTATTATTCTCAACTGTTGGTCATTACCTAATTCAATCAGGTCGTCAAATCCAATTAAATCGGTATCTACCCATTTCTGCGCCATTGGTTCCGGAATAAAAACCGTAATCGTGTTTCCGGTAAAACGAATATTTACTTCTTTGTCCGAAGTTTGTTGTAAGATATAACGCAGAGCATTGGTCTTGTCGGGGCTGAAGACAATAGTTTCCTCAACCTGGCCCGTTTCCGCAAATTGAGTAACTTCCGCTTCTGAGAGGCGCAAGCGCAAACTGTTTCCCTGAATTCTGAGTTTCATAGTATATTAGTTCATTGTCCATAGTCCACAAACCATAGTTAACAGTCAATGAACCAAAGAATTATTGTTAAATTGTTTAGGAGGATAATTTAGCCTTCCTTTCGCAAACGTACAATGTATTACGTAAAACATACAATCAAAATAACTTTTAAACTTTCTAACTTTTCAACCTGCAACTTGTAACTAAATAATGGAACCAGAGAAAACTTTTTCGCACCTGGATGAGGCCGGAAATCCGGCCATGGTGGATGTAAGTGCGAAATCTCAAACCAAACGCACCGCTATTGCCCAAAGTATTGTGGTTTTGGGCGATGAAATTATGAGCCATTTAAGTAACGGTGATATCCAGACTAAAAAAGGACCAGTATTTCAAACGGCTATTATTGCCGGTACCATGGGCGCCAAGAAAACTTCAGACCTGATTCCCTTATGTCACCCGTTGGGTCTGGAAAACTGTAAATTCCAGGTTCAGGTAAATGAAGCGAACGAAGTAGTAATTCAATGCACGGCCAGCTTAACCGGTAAAACCGGGGTCGAAATGGAAGCTTTGACCGGTGCAAGTGTAGCGGCCTTAACTATTTACGATATGTGCAAAGCTTTTTCGCACGACATTGTTATAAAAGAAACCCGATTAATCAGTAAAACCGGAGGTAAAAGTGATTTCACCAGAAAATAAACCAGCGCATCAAAAGCATGTTTCTTTAAGCCGGCCTACCTTGGGGAGTTTTGGAAGAACCGAACTGGCAATCTTGGGAACCCCCTGCGGAAATATTAAAAAACTAGCCTTTGCGATTACCCAAAATTTATCGGCAAAATTAAAAATTGCTTATGTAGATGCCGACCATAAAAGTGCGGATGCCGCAGCGAGTAATGGTCCGGATGTAAATACTGCCTTAGCCTACGGCAGTTTTCTGGAGTATACCGATAAAATTACTTTTCAACGCCTGGATTACCGGACTAACTGGAATGAATACCAGCAGAAAGCATTTTTTCAATCAGCAGATTTAATTTTGGTAAACGGCAACCATTTTCTGGCACAAGCCCAGGTAATTGTTATTGACCCGGCAAAGCCTTTAGAGAAGAAGCTGGATAAATTAACCAATGTACAATTAATATTACTGCAGGAAGGTGTAATGAAGGTACCAGATTTTATCCAGGCGCATTTAAAGGATACAGCTCAAATACCTGTTTATTCTATCGAGGACCCGGAAAATATTACCCGTTCTATTTATAGTTATTACCTGAAATCTATTCCGCCCCTGAATGGATTGGTTTTAGCTGGAGGTAAAAGCACCCGCATGCAAAGCGACAAAGGCTTATTGCGTTATCACGAGCAAGACCAGCGCACGCACGTTTACCATATGCTAAGGTCATTTTGTGCCGAAGTGTTTATATCCTGCAATGCCGCTCAGGCAGTTGATTTAGAAGGAAGACTACCGTACCTCGAAGACCGTTTTTTGAATTTGGGACCACAAGGCGGAATTTTAACGGCCTTGCAATACAATCCTAACGCAGCCTGGTTGGCCGTAGCCTGCGATTTGCCTTTTTTAAGTAAAGAAACCCTGGATTATTTAGTACAGCACCGCGACCCAACTAAAATGGCTACTGCCTTTTATGATTCAGATGGTAAATTTCCGGAACCTTTGCTTACTATTTGGGAGCCGCGTAGCTTTCCAGCATTGTTACAATTTCTAAGTTTAGGTTATTCCTGCCCACGAAAAGCTTTAATTAACTCCGATGTTAAGCTGTTAACTATTCCGGATACAGAAGAATTGCGTAATGTAAATGACCAGCAAGCGTATAACGAAGCAATAACAAAGTTGCAGCCTAAATAGAGATGGCCAAGAAAAAGATATAATTTTATATCTTAAATGAGGAGAAAAATGATTACGCCTTCTGGATGTCGAAGACACCGGAAGAACGTATCTACGCGTTGGAACATCTTCGAAATCAATATTTAACCGATAGTAATGGAATTAGACAAAGACTTCAAAGAGTTCTTTCCATTACTAAACCAAAACAAGGTTGAATAATTTTGTAAAGTTTACAATTTGCCGGACGGCTGAAATAATTAATTCAACTTGCAACTAATAACCTGCAACTTGTAACTTATTATGGATGCGCTGCTACCCAAACTTCCCCGTCCTCGAATATTTCTTTCTTCCAGATAGGTACGATTTCTTTTAGAGTATCAATGATAAATTCGCAAGCTTCAAAAGACGCTTTGCGGTGAGGGGTTGAAACGGCAATTACTACGGCAGCTTCGCCTATGGGCAATACCCCAGTGCGGTGTACGATAGCTACTTTTTGTACTGGCCAGCGCGCTGACGCCATATCGGCAAGTTCCTGCATTTTTTTCACAGCCATGGACTCGTAGGCTTCAAATTCTAAATGCACAACTGTTTTTTTCTGGGTATTATTTCTAACAGTACCAATAAACACATTTATAGCCCCGGCACCATCGGCTTGTACCGCAGCTATTATTTCCTCTGTATTTATTTGTTGGTCGGTTAAGGCAATCATAATAGTATTGGGTATCAGGTAGTAAGTATCAGGAATCTGAAAGATGAATAATCAATTTAAATTAATAAGTTGTAAATATTTAAAGCAAATAGTAGCAAGAGAACTAAGTAGTAAGAAATTATACTACTTAATCTTAATACCTGATACTTGCTACCTACTTTCGTTATCCTCCACTTACAGGTGGAATCAAAGCAATTTCATCATTTGGTTTTAAAATTACTTCGGGTTTTGCATACTCATCGTTTACAGCTACTAATACCGAATGCAATTTATTTAATCCCGGATAGGTAATTTTTAAATTCTGCATTAAGTCCTCAACCTTGGCCGATTCCGGAATATCTACAGACGTCCAAGCCTGGCCAATAATATCTTTGGTAATGCCAAACAATCGAATTTTTAATTGCATAGATTTAAATAATAAATACTTGTTAAAGTTAACTAATTTATAATAGAATTGGTTATCTATTTACAATCTCGAAATTTTCTCTTACTTTCGGTAGTAAGCACAGGATTATGACGAAATCACGCACGCAAATAGTAGATAACCACGGTCGACCCCTCACGTATGTTCGTTTGGCGGTTACGGATCGGTGTAATTTGCGCTGCTTTTATTGCATGCCCGCCGAAGGAATTGATTACCTCCCCAAAAAACAACTGCTCACTTACGAAGAAATGGAGCGCATGCTGCAGGTGCTGGCGGGTTTAGGTATTAGCAAAGTACGCATTACGGGGGGTGAGCCATTTCTGCGGAAAGATTTAGTTTATTTTCTGCGGCAGGTAAAAGCTATTCCGGGTATTGAGGAAATACATATTACTACTAACGGCGTACTTACCGAGCAATATATTCCGGATTTAGTAAAATTAGGCATTAACTCGGTTAACCTGAGCCTGGATACCTTAGACCGGGAGCGATTCCATAAAATTACCCGTCGCGATGAATTTGAAAAAGTGATGCAAACCTATCATGCATTGCTAGCTAATCAGATTCCGGTAAAAATTAATGCGGTTGTGATGGAAGGACAAAATATTGAAGATATTGTACCCTTGGCAGCCCTTACCAAAGAGCATCCGGTTTCGGTTAGGTTTATTGAAGAAATGCCTTTTAATGGCGAAGGCCAGCACTATCCTAAAGTTACCTGGAATTACCGTAAAATTTTAGAGGAATTGCAAGCTGCTTTTCCAGATTTACACAAAGTTTCGGATGCGCCTCATTCTACGGCTAATCATTATTCTGTTCCGGGCTACAAAGGAAACATTGGAGTAATTGCGGCCTTCTCCCGGACTTTTTGTGGTACCTGTAATCGCATTCGAGTAACGGCTCAAGGCGGTTTAAAAACCTGTCTTTACGGCAATGATGTGCTGAATGTAAGAGATATTTTGCGGAGTGGTGCTTCTGAGACTGTACTTACAGATGAGTTACTGAAAGCCTTTAATAATCGGGCTAAGGATGGATACGAAGTTGAAGCGCAACGACCAATTTTATTACCTGTATTTGAATCTATGTCTATGATTGGAGGATAACTCCTTTTTCTAGCTTGAACATAAAAAAAGCGGCTCTGGTAACAAAGCCGCTTTTCCTTTTTTAAGGAGTATCTTACAATATATCGCTGAATAAACCTGGAAAGATGCCTAATACAATTGTTAGAACCGCGATAAAAATCAAGGTAAAAGTAGTAAAAGCATCTACTTCTAAACGTTCGCCGCTAGGTTCGCGCATATACATGGCAATTACTACCCGAAAATAATAATAAATACCAACCATCGACATTAAGATACCTACTACCACCAGCCACAATAAATCTTTTTCCAGAACGCTGCCAAAAATAAAGAACTTACCAAAGAAGCCTCCCGTTAACGGAATACCTGCTAAGGAAAGCATGGAAACCGTCATAGCAAAAGCTAAAAGCGGATTGGTCCGACTTAAGCCGTTAAAAGCAGCATAACTTTCATCGCCTTCTCGCTGGTCGGAAACAATCTTTAAAATTCCGAAGGCGGCTACAGTTGCTACTGAGTAAGCCAGAGAATAAAAGAAAATGGCATTTTCCGAACGGCTGTTTAAAGCTAGCAGAGCCAACATCAGATAGCCCGCATGGGAAATACTTGAATAAGCCATCATCCGCTTAAAAGAATCTTGCGCAGCGGCGGCAATATTACCTATCACTAAGGTAATAACCGTCATGGCTACCAAGGTAGGGAACCAGAATGAATAAGCGCCAGCAAAAGAAACAGAAAGTAATTTGTAAAAGGCCGCAAATCCCGCCACTTTTACTACCGTCGACATAAAACCGGTAAATATGGCTGGCGTACCTTCGTATACATCTGGGGTCCAGAAGTGAAAAGGAGCGGCAGACACCTTAAACGAAATGCCAATTAAAACCAATAACAACCCCAATCCTAGCATGGGCGACATATCAGTAGTTCCGGTATTAGCAGCTGCGCTAATTTCAGTAATATAAAAGGTACCGGTTGCGCCGTAAATTAAAGCTATACCAAAAAGTAAAATTCCGGTAGTAAACGAACCCATTAAAAAATATTTTAAAGCAGCTTCGTTGGAGCGTAAGCTTCGTTTTTCACTTCCTGCCAGCACATACATGCTTATGGATAAAATTTCTATTCCGATAAATAGCATCAGCATGTTTTCATAGGCAACCATCATTACAGCCCCAACCAACGAGAACAATATTAAGGCAAAATATTCTGCTAGATTATCATCATTTAACCGGATATAACGAGTAGAAAAAGGTAAAATAAGGAGGCTGGTTAATACTACCACGCTGGTAAAAGCTACCGCAAAATTATCTACGGTAAGCATATTGTTAAAATAACTTTCGGTTTGGTTCCAATCCGCAAGATTTGCGCCAAGTACAATTATCAGGAACAATAACGCCAATGGCAAGAGAATCCGATTAGATTTCAGAAAACCCAGAAAGAGGTTTAAAATGCCGAAAGAAGTAAGTAAAATAATGGATACCATATTGTAGTTGCTATTAGCATTTAGCATTTACCATTTATCAACTTCCATTTACCAATCATTATTTTTGTGATTTCTCAATAATTGACAAAT
This region includes:
- a CDS encoding NTP transferase domain-containing protein; this encodes MISPENKPAHQKHVSLSRPTLGSFGRTELAILGTPCGNIKKLAFAITQNLSAKLKIAYVDADHKSADAAASNGPDVNTALAYGSFLEYTDKITFQRLDYRTNWNEYQQKAFFQSADLILVNGNHFLAQAQVIVIDPAKPLEKKLDKLTNVQLILLQEGVMKVPDFIQAHLKDTAQIPVYSIEDPENITRSIYSYYLKSIPPLNGLVLAGGKSTRMQSDKGLLRYHEQDQRTHVYHMLRSFCAEVFISCNAAQAVDLEGRLPYLEDRFLNLGPQGGILTALQYNPNAAWLAVACDLPFLSKETLDYLVQHRDPTKMATAFYDSDGKFPEPLLTIWEPRSFPALLQFLSLGYSCPRKALINSDVKLLTIPDTEELRNVNDQQAYNEAITKLQPK
- the moaC gene encoding cyclic pyranopterin monophosphate synthase MoaC; the encoded protein is MEPEKTFSHLDEAGNPAMVDVSAKSQTKRTAIAQSIVVLGDEIMSHLSNGDIQTKKGPVFQTAIIAGTMGAKKTSDLIPLCHPLGLENCKFQVQVNEANEVVIQCTASLTGKTGVEMEALTGASVAALTIYDMCKAFSHDIVIKETRLISKTGGKSDFTRK
- the moaD gene encoding molybdopterin converting factor subunit 1, whose protein sequence is MQLKIRLFGITKDIIGQAWTSVDIPESAKVEDLMQNLKITYPGLNKLHSVLVAVNDEYAKPEVILKPNDEIALIPPVSGG
- a CDS encoding Nif3-like dinuclear metal center hexameric protein, whose translation is MTIQKNNFNFLTSPTDRRAFISSLTKAVGTSVLLTSPLISSAEEFNFPQQSYTVKQIIDLFLKEIPEAPFDKTVDTLKSGNADTKVTGIVTTMFATVEVIRKAIDLKANFIIAHEPTFYNHLDETDWLEKDDVYQYKANLLKQHNIAVWRNHDYLHTHKPDGVMAGLVAALGWQKYVQPESPARFVLPDTSFKDVVAHVKTKLNIQIVRYVGEPAQSCRKILLLPGASGARRHIAEIEREKPDVVLCGEAQEWETVEYVRDARAKGDKLSLVLLGHAVSEEPGAEWMATWLKSKVPGLKVTHVVSKNPLSFM
- a CDS encoding molybdenum cofactor biosynthesis protein MoaE, yielding MIALTDQQINTEEIIAAVQADGAGAINVFIGTVRNNTQKKTVVHLEFEAYESMAVKKMQELADMASARWPVQKVAIVHRTGVLPIGEAAVVIAVSTPHRKASFEACEFIIDTLKEIVPIWKKEIFEDGEVWVAAHP
- a CDS encoding DUF7009 family protein, with product MKLRIQGNSLRLRLSEAEVTQFAETGQVEETIVFSPDKTNALRYILQQTSDKEVNIRFTGNTITVFIPEPMAQKWVDTDLIGFDDLIELGNDQQLRIIVEKDLDCRH
- the moaA gene encoding GTP 3',8-cyclase MoaA encodes the protein MTKSRTQIVDNHGRPLTYVRLAVTDRCNLRCFYCMPAEGIDYLPKKQLLTYEEMERMLQVLAGLGISKVRITGGEPFLRKDLVYFLRQVKAIPGIEEIHITTNGVLTEQYIPDLVKLGINSVNLSLDTLDRERFHKITRRDEFEKVMQTYHALLANQIPVKINAVVMEGQNIEDIVPLAALTKEHPVSVRFIEEMPFNGEGQHYPKVTWNYRKILEELQAAFPDLHKVSDAPHSTANHYSVPGYKGNIGVIAAFSRTFCGTCNRIRVTAQGGLKTCLYGNDVLNVRDILRSGASETVLTDELLKAFNNRAKDGYEVEAQRPILLPVFESMSMIGG
- a CDS encoding NADH-quinone oxidoreductase subunit N, whose product is MVSIILLTSFGILNLFLGFLKSNRILLPLALLFLIIVLGANLADWNQTESYFNNMLTVDNFAVAFTSVVVLTSLLILPFSTRYIRLNDDNLAEYFALILFSLVGAVMMVAYENMLMLFIGIEILSISMYVLAGSEKRSLRSNEAALKYFLMGSFTTGILLFGIALIYGATGTFYITEISAAANTGTTDMSPMLGLGLLLVLIGISFKVSAAPFHFWTPDVYEGTPAIFTGFMSTVVKVAGFAAFYKLLSVSFAGAYSFWFPTLVAMTVITLVIGNIAAAAQDSFKRMMAYSSISHAGYLMLALLALNSRSENAIFFYSLAYSVATVAAFGILKIVSDQREGDESYAAFNGLSRTNPLLAFAMTVSMLSLAGIPLTGGFFGKFFIFGSVLEKDLLWLVVVGILMSMVGIYYYFRVVIAMYMREPSGERLEVDAFTTFTLIFIAVLTIVLGIFPGLFSDIL